A segment of the Tautonia rosea genome:
GTGGTGTTCGCTCCGGCCCACGAGTTTACTCATAGACGCGAGCCGCCGACAGGGCACTGGCGAACAGTTGCCACGAGGGCCGATCCGGGTCGAACGCCCCCTCGCCGTTGGGCGCGGCCTTGCCGCAATCGGTCAGCCAGGCGGCCAGGGCTTCGAGGAAGTCACCGAGGGCCGAGTTTTCCCAATCGGCCTCGTTGGCGTCGAGGTCATCGAGCAGGCTTCGAATGTGCTCGACCAGGTCCGCTCGTGACTGGGCCGATTCCGGGAGATTCATACGAACTCCTCCTCCTCCCCGCACCCGGCCGTGACGGGACGGGACATCACGCAACGATACGAGAACAATCGGACCGACGACCACACTGATCGGCTTGCCGATGATTCATCGTACCGTCAAGAGGCAATCGGGCCGAGGGGGATGGCCGTCGCGCAACCTAGATCGGGGAACGAAGCCTCCTCCAACCAGGATCGCTCCTGGAGGAAAAAGGCTCCGCTCCCCCGAGGGAAGCACAGCGTCCAGGCGAGCCAACGAAATCAGGCTCGCCGAACTTAGACCTTCGCTGCCGCGACCAGTCGGCGGCGTCGGGCGAAGCCGAAGGCCCCCAGCCCGAAGGCGGTCCAGAGGATCACGGCCGAGGGCTCGGGAATCGGCGTGCCGCCAACGCCCAGATCAGGGCCGCCGGGTTCGGTCGGCTCGGGCTCAGGCTCGGGAGAGGGGAGATCGAGGACCGAGAGGCTCAGGCCATCGACGGCCGATTTCAAGAGCCAGCCCACCGCGTCCTGCGCCAGGTTCAGCTCGAAGTCGAACATGCCTCCCGGCTCAAGCTGGCCGATCCGGTTGCCGTCGGCGTCGACCAGAGGGCGGAACGGCACGGCGGCCGAGGGGTCGGTCTCCGGCTCGTAGCCGAAAAGCAGGAACATGCGCTCCATGTCCTCGTCGCTCGGGTCGCTCGTGAGGAGGACATAAGACGTCGAGACATCGATGCCGGTCGAACTGGACAGCGCCGTCATGGGGCTGCCCTCGATGACTGCGCCGGTCTCGTCGGTTCCGATGACCGGCGGGATGATCGTGTCGCGAGGCACCAGCTCGAAGTACATCTCCGAGACTGGTGAGGCCGTGGTGTTCGTCAGTCGGAAGGTCATGGGCTGAGTCGGCGACGCCGTCGCGGGCCGACCGGTGGCGGCGATCACCACGCCGAGCATGGCCAGCAATCCGAGCAGGCGGTGAGACATGGGCGCGAGCCCTCCTTGGGTACGCGATGGTGTAGGGACCGATCCGAACAAAAGGCCGTATCCCCCCGCCGTCCGGTTCTGACGCGATCCGAAGTCTTCGCGCTCGCCGTGCGAGTGGAGCGAAGGGTGGTCCGCGGGACTCCCCGGTCGGGAAGACCAGAAGGAGGCGCTTGGTTCAAAAGGATGTGAATTCAAAATGAAGGGCGTCGCTGGACCGGGGATCGAGCCGTACGCGAATCGGTGGGATCGACCGGGTGCACGTCCGGGGCGGATCGGGCTCCGCTCTCGGGCGGGCGTACTATGAAAGGGATTGCCAGGACGGTCAAGAGCAATTGTCGATCCGATCGTTTTGACCGGCTTCGACCGGGTTGAGCCTCCCCAGGCGTCCTGCCGATCGAATAAGCTGGCGGCAGGGGCGTCGAATCCGGCGAAGGACCACCTGCACTATGCCCGATCCGCACAGCGGCGTCGTCGAGGCGCCCGACGAAGCCCTGGTCGAGCTGGCCCGCGCCGGCGATGCCGACGCCCGCGAGGAACTGTTCCGTCGCGGGCGAGAGATCGCCTTTCGCGTTGCCTTTCGCCTGCTCGGGAACGCCGAGGACGCCATGGACGCCGTTCAGGACGGCTTCATCAAGGCGTTTCGCAACCTTGACGCCTTCGACGGCCGCAGCGCCTTTCGT
Coding sequences within it:
- a CDS encoding PEP-CTERM sorting domain-containing protein, with translation MSHRLLGLLAMLGVVIAATGRPATASPTQPMTFRLTNTTASPVSEMYFELVPRDTIIPPVIGTDETGAVIEGSPMTALSSSTGIDVSTSYVLLTSDPSDEDMERMFLLFGYEPETDPSAAVPFRPLVDADGNRIGQLEPGGMFDFELNLAQDAVGWLLKSAVDGLSLSVLDLPSPEPEPEPTEPGGPDLGVGGTPIPEPSAVILWTAFGLGAFGFARRRRLVAAAKV
- a CDS encoding DUF7660 family protein; this encodes MNLPESAQSRADLVEHIRSLLDDLDANEADWENSALGDFLEALAAWLTDCGKAAPNGEGAFDPDRPSWQLFASALSAARVYE